One stretch of Rhodospirillaceae bacterium DNA includes these proteins:
- a CDS encoding N-carbamoylputrescine amidase, whose translation MSRQITLAALQTHHDWNEAATVARVLGLAHRAADQGARLILPSELFEAPYFCKTDNPRYRDLARPAKDHPTIALFQDFARARQVVVPVSFYERTEEALYNSVAVVDADGSVLGIYRKSHIPQFPGYRENAFFAPSQEGPKVWTTRYLKLGVGICWDQWFPELARMMALMGAELLVYPTAIGSEIAADMWDSRDHWQTVMRGNAGANLVPLMAANRTGSETDDGITLDFYGSSFICDHLGAMITSGSRDREEVVIGTVNLDQAQKARDYWGVFQTRRPEIYPPLSGIPAGPPPVAAARSA comes from the coding sequence ATGTCACGCCAGATCACCCTTGCCGCTTTGCAGACACATCACGATTGGAACGAGGCCGCGACCGTGGCGCGTGTCCTTGGCCTCGCCCACCGCGCCGCCGATCAGGGCGCCAGGCTCATCCTGCCATCGGAACTTTTCGAGGCACCCTATTTCTGCAAGACCGACAATCCGCGCTACCGGGACCTCGCCCGTCCCGCCAAGGATCATCCGACCATCGCCCTGTTCCAGGATTTCGCCCGGGCGCGCCAGGTGGTAGTGCCGGTCTCCTTCTACGAACGTACCGAGGAGGCGCTCTACAATTCGGTGGCGGTGGTCGATGCCGATGGCTCGGTGCTGGGCATCTATCGCAAGTCGCACATCCCGCAATTCCCCGGCTACCGGGAGAACGCCTTCTTCGCCCCCAGCCAGGAGGGCCCCAAGGTCTGGACGACGCGCTACCTCAAGCTTGGTGTCGGCATCTGCTGGGATCAATGGTTCCCGGAACTGGCGCGCATGATGGCGCTGATGGGCGCCGAATTGCTGGTCTATCCCACCGCCATCGGCAGCGAGATCGCCGCCGACATGTGGGACAGCCGTGATCACTGGCAGACCGTGATGCGCGGCAATGCCGGCGCCAATCTGGTGCCTTTGATGGCCGCCAACCGGACCGGCTCCGAAACCGATGACGGCATCACGCTTGATTTCTATGGCTCGTCCTTCATCTGCGATCATCTGGGTGCCATGATCACGAGCGGCTCGCGCGACCGCGAAGAGGTCGTCATCGGCACGGTCAATCTCGACCAGGCGCAGAAGGCGCGCGACTATTGGGGCGTCTTCCAGACACGCCGGCCGGAAATCTATCCACCGCTGAGCGGGATCCCGGCCGGTCCGCCACCCGTGGCCGCGGCTAGATCAGCTTGA
- a CDS encoding agmatine deiminase family protein: protein MSNFDVVRMPAEWEPHAGCFMGWPGNAESWSADLALVRRDYAAVAHAISRFEKLTMLVNPADLAGARDQLGSGIELLPVPLNEPWLRDSGPSFAKSADGKVAAVTWRFNGWGEYSPDFALDALVGRGIAMHLAVPVVNSALAMEGGALHVDGRGTLLTTETVVFNKNRNPGITRETAEAEFARTLGITKTIWLPGNPYEKGTDGHIDGIACFVRPGVVLFETSASSRAEMRAVTEKNQRALEGQTDAEGRALQFLYVREAPDTGRGTAQGWGYSTSYVNFYIANGAVIMPSFGVKEDAAAKEAIMAAFPDREVVQVDISTIASGGGGIHCITQQLPA, encoded by the coding sequence ATGAGCAATTTCGATGTAGTTCGGATGCCGGCGGAATGGGAACCCCATGCCGGCTGTTTCATGGGGTGGCCGGGCAATGCCGAATCCTGGTCAGCCGACCTCGCTCTCGTGCGGCGGGACTATGCCGCCGTGGCCCATGCCATCAGCCGATTCGAGAAGCTGACCATGCTGGTCAATCCAGCCGATCTCGCCGGCGCCCGCGACCAGCTTGGCAGCGGCATCGAGCTGCTGCCGGTGCCGCTCAACGAACCATGGCTGCGCGACAGCGGGCCGAGCTTCGCGAAGAGTGCCGATGGCAAAGTCGCCGCGGTGACCTGGCGCTTCAACGGCTGGGGCGAATACAGCCCGGATTTCGCCCTCGATGCGCTGGTGGGTCGCGGCATTGCCATGCATCTGGCGGTGCCGGTGGTGAATTCGGCGCTTGCGATGGAAGGCGGCGCGCTTCATGTCGACGGCCGGGGCACGCTGCTCACCACCGAGACGGTGGTCTTCAACAAGAACCGCAATCCCGGCATCACCCGCGAAACGGCCGAGGCGGAGTTTGCGCGCACCCTCGGCATCACGAAAACCATCTGGCTGCCGGGTAACCCTTACGAGAAGGGCACGGACGGCCATATCGACGGCATCGCCTGTTTCGTGCGGCCGGGCGTTGTGCTGTTCGAGACCAGCGCATCCAGCCGGGCGGAAATGCGCGCGGTCACGGAAAAGAACCAGCGCGCCCTTGAGGGCCAGACCGATGCCGAGGGCCGCGCCCTGCAGTTCCTCTATGTAAGGGAAGCGCCGGATACCGGGCGCGGCACGGCGCAGGGCTGGGGCTATTCAACTTCCTACGTTAACTTCTACATCGCCAATGGGGCCGTCATCATGCCGAGCTTCGGCGTGAAGGAAGATGCGGCGGCCAAGGAGGCGATCATGGCCGCTTTCCCCGATCGCGAGGTGGTGCAGGTCGATATTTCGACCATCGCCTCAGGCGGCGGCGGCATCCATTGCATCACGCAGCAATTGCCTGCATGA
- a CDS encoding winged helix-turn-helix transcriptional regulator, translating into MSGSVARGRIHETASEAPGAFEQWPADVTFGVLGDLVGYAIRRAQIAIYKDFDASIADLTPPMFAALVLIEANPGINQSRLGQIMGVNRATIMALIDRLADLKLLTRVASVTDKRANVLKLTALGQRRRLRAIDEVKAHDARVARNLTKAELAILRHLLGKF; encoded by the coding sequence GTGTCGGGATCAGTTGCAAGAGGACGAATCCATGAAACGGCAAGCGAGGCGCCGGGGGCGTTCGAGCAATGGCCCGCAGATGTCACGTTCGGTGTGCTGGGCGATCTTGTCGGCTATGCGATCCGTCGCGCGCAGATCGCCATCTACAAGGATTTCGATGCGAGCATCGCCGACCTGACGCCACCGATGTTCGCAGCCCTGGTCCTGATCGAGGCCAATCCCGGGATCAATCAGTCCCGCCTTGGTCAGATCATGGGGGTCAACCGCGCCACTATCATGGCGCTCATCGACCGGCTGGCCGACCTCAAGCTGCTCACGCGCGTGGCCTCGGTGACCGACAAGCGCGCCAATGTCCTGAAGCTCACGGCGCTGGGTCAACGGCGGCGCTTGCGGGCGATCGACGAGGTGAAGGCACATGATGCCCGCGTCGCCAGGAACCTCACCAAGGCCGAACTTGCGATACTCCGGCATCTGCTGGGGAAATTCTGA
- a CDS encoding DUF3237 domain-containing protein, whose translation MLPNLAMQWVMRLEVEIGPERRIGPVPAGERIDYPIIGGSFAGPDIRGDVLPGGADYFLMRHDGVGVLDARYKLRSDDGVVIDIHNSGLWVPTDAGRARMKSGLDPLPWELYCRCTPVFRAPTGRHDRLNRWVFTGSVDYPRPGIVVVNCFKLI comes from the coding sequence ATGTTGCCCAACCTGGCGATGCAGTGGGTGATGAGACTGGAGGTCGAAATCGGGCCGGAACGCCGTATCGGCCCGGTGCCGGCGGGAGAGCGGATCGACTACCCCATCATCGGCGGCAGTTTTGCCGGGCCGGACATAAGGGGTGATGTGCTGCCGGGTGGTGCCGACTACTTCCTCATGCGTCACGATGGCGTCGGCGTACTCGATGCCAGGTACAAGCTGCGCAGCGACGATGGCGTGGTGATCGATATCCACAACAGCGGCCTGTGGGTGCCGACCGATGCCGGCCGCGCGCGGATGAAAAGCGGCCTCGATCCCCTGCCGTGGGAGCTCTATTGCCGCTGTACGCCGGTCTTTCGCGCACCCACCGGCCGCCATGACAGGCTCAACCGGTGGGTCTTCACCGGCAGCGTCGACTATCCACGCCCCGGCATCGTGGTGGTCAACTGCTTCAAGCTGATCTAG
- a CDS encoding succinylglutamate desuccinylase/aspartoacylase family protein encodes MSASPIATDIDFNRDGKQMGYLRLPHSVHRSAYGWIPFPIACIRNGDGPAMFLSAGVHGDEYEGQIALSRLIQDIDAKDVRGRIIILPMANFPAGVAGLRVSPIDDVNLNRSFPGDPAGTPTQIIAHYIETVLMPGTDLHIDMHSGGSSLFYLPCVMPDWTANCVMPQARIAELCRLFGAPYQITFDEDKEGRYISAAATRLGIASIGAELGGGGRLTGAYADIAYWGILRILRAMGAYAGSLDHAPAPAETLVLPVKANQFAYAMDGGVLEHLVALGDRIADGARVALIHHPETPGLAPTPVHAVKGGLVVCQRAMGRVERGDCIGHWGGPSA; translated from the coding sequence ATGTCCGCCAGCCCCATTGCCACCGATATCGATTTCAACCGCGACGGCAAGCAAATGGGGTATCTGCGGCTGCCGCATTCCGTGCACCGCTCGGCCTATGGCTGGATCCCCTTCCCCATCGCCTGCATCCGCAACGGCGACGGCCCGGCGATGTTCCTCTCCGCCGGCGTCCATGGCGATGAGTATGAGGGCCAGATCGCCCTCTCGCGCCTCATCCAGGACATCGACGCCAAGGATGTGCGCGGCCGCATCATCATCCTGCCGATGGCCAATTTTCCAGCCGGGGTGGCGGGCCTGCGCGTCTCACCGATCGACGACGTCAACCTCAACCGCAGCTTCCCGGGCGATCCGGCCGGCACGCCCACGCAGATCATCGCCCATTACATCGAGACCGTGCTGATGCCGGGCACGGATCTGCATATCGACATGCATTCCGGCGGCTCGTCGCTGTTCTATCTGCCCTGCGTGATGCCGGATTGGACGGCCAATTGCGTCATGCCGCAGGCGCGCATCGCCGAACTCTGCCGCCTGTTCGGCGCCCCCTACCAGATCACCTTCGACGAGGACAAGGAGGGCCGATACATCTCCGCCGCGGCCACGCGCCTCGGCATCGCCTCGATCGGCGCGGAGCTCGGCGGTGGCGGCAGGCTGACCGGCGCCTATGCCGACATCGCCTATTGGGGCATCCTGCGCATCCTGCGCGCGATGGGCGCCTATGCCGGCAGCCTCGACCATGCCCCGGCACCTGCCGAAACGCTGGTGCTGCCGGTCAAGGCCAACCAGTTCGCCTATGCGATGGATGGCGGCGTGCTGGAACATCTGGTGGCGCTGGGCGACCGCATCGCCGATGGCGCGCGCGTGGCCCTCATCCATCACCCGGAAACGCCGGGCCTGGCGCCGACGCCGGTCCATGCGGTGAAAGGCGGCCTCGTCGTGTGCCAGCGCGCCATGGGCCGCGTCGAGCGCGGCGATTGCATCGGCCATTGGGGTGGCCCCAGCGCCTAG
- a CDS encoding serine hydrolase, producing MSSPDLPPDAAESYAALKRGLPKTAKDLGLMQGFPAPAETRVTWANWIAAPFNRWGFQHVQALLPTLPVDCGTRPPAPLPEAPAELDAFLFESVCGVRHSLGDHLAASHTDAFLVLRRDKLVYERYWNGQTPATRHIMFSVTKSLIGLLAETLIYQGVLDEDAVVSAYVPELAASAFGDASVRQILDMAVGIDYVEQYDDPDSSSSHYGYASALLPAPEGLGKYASLYEYLPSLKKRGQHGGLFHYVTAVTEVLGWAMERAAGKSSDRLLEEMVWSKLGMEREGSFAADPWGRAITGAGFNATLRDLARVGRLILGQGKADGQEILPADAIRKIARGSYPAIFGRDAEFSAWAPGASYRSQWYVFNDNPDGGKGGSMMACGIHGQYIFIDFAAELVVVKQSSMPVADMEIGADTVRLLRALARHFA from the coding sequence ATGTCGTCACCCGATTTGCCACCTGATGCCGCGGAAAGTTATGCGGCCCTAAAACGGGGCTTGCCAAAGACAGCGAAGGATCTTGGGCTGATGCAGGGATTCCCGGCGCCGGCCGAGACGCGCGTCACCTGGGCGAACTGGATTGCGGCGCCGTTCAACCGCTGGGGCTTCCAGCATGTACAGGCCTTGCTGCCGACGCTCCCGGTTGACTGCGGAACGCGGCCGCCAGCACCACTGCCGGAGGCGCCGGCAGAGCTCGATGCGTTCCTGTTCGAGAGCGTCTGCGGCGTCCGGCACAGCCTGGGTGATCACCTGGCGGCGAGCCATACCGATGCCTTCCTGGTGCTGCGGAGGGACAAGCTTGTCTATGAGCGCTATTGGAACGGCCAGACGCCAGCCACGCGCCATATCATGTTCTCGGTCACGAAATCGCTCATCGGCTTGCTGGCGGAGACACTGATTTATCAAGGGGTGCTCGACGAAGATGCCGTGGTCTCTGCCTATGTGCCGGAACTGGCAGCAAGCGCCTTTGGCGATGCCAGCGTGCGGCAGATCCTCGATATGGCGGTCGGCATCGACTATGTCGAGCAATATGACGATCCCGATTCCAGTTCATCGCATTACGGCTATGCCAGCGCGCTGCTGCCGGCGCCGGAGGGCCTCGGCAAATACGCCTCGCTCTATGAATATTTGCCATCGCTGAAGAAACGTGGCCAGCATGGCGGCCTGTTCCATTACGTGACGGCGGTGACGGAGGTGCTGGGCTGGGCCATGGAGCGCGCCGCCGGCAAATCCAGCGACCGGCTGCTGGAGGAGATGGTCTGGTCGAAGCTTGGCATGGAGCGGGAGGGCAGCTTTGCGGCCGACCCCTGGGGCCGCGCCATCACCGGCGCCGGCTTCAATGCGACCTTGCGCGATCTCGCACGGGTGGGCCGCCTGATCCTGGGGCAAGGCAAAGCAGATGGCCAAGAGATCCTGCCCGCGGACGCCATCCGCAAGATCGCCCGCGGCAGCTACCCGGCGATCTTCGGGCGGGATGCGGAGTTTTCAGCCTGGGCGCCGGGTGCCTCCTATCGCAGCCAATGGTATGTCTTCAACGATAATCCTGACGGCGGCAAGGGCGGATCGATGATGGCCTGCGGCATTCACGGCCAATACATCTTCATCGACTTCGCGGCCGAACTGGTGGTGGTCAAGCAATCCTCAATGCCGGTGGCCGACATGGAGATCGGCGCCGATACGGTTCGCCTGCTGCGGGCGCTGGCGCGGCATTTCGCCTGA
- a CDS encoding LysR family transcriptional regulator, which translates to MSNPRNLLPSMRALAAFSAASRLGSFSKAGDELGMTQSAISHQIRMLEDQLGQPLFNRLHRNAVLTDAGRDLEITTRDCFERLELGLKRLEQYRKPNQVIVYTRPDFATHWLIPRLPRLKAAHPEIDIWLFSNEQTFEPVRGEIHLAILPANNDLQGLECRHLFPDLLTPLCAPALAPINSVNDLLQRPLLHDERREDRAKLADSGWIAGDRHGPRL; encoded by the coding sequence ATGTCAAACCCGAGAAACCTGTTGCCTTCCATGCGCGCCCTCGCTGCTTTCTCGGCGGCGTCGCGGCTTGGCAGCTTTTCGAAAGCGGGCGACGAGCTTGGCATGACCCAATCCGCCATCAGCCACCAGATCCGCATGCTGGAAGACCAGTTGGGCCAGCCCTTGTTCAACCGGCTGCACCGGAATGCCGTGCTGACCGATGCCGGGCGCGATCTGGAAATCACGACCCGCGACTGTTTCGAGCGGCTTGAACTGGGGTTGAAACGGCTGGAACAGTACCGCAAGCCCAACCAGGTCATCGTCTACACGCGGCCCGATTTCGCCACCCATTGGCTGATCCCGCGCCTGCCGCGCCTCAAGGCAGCGCATCCCGAGATCGACATCTGGCTGTTCTCCAACGAGCAGACCTTCGAGCCGGTGCGTGGCGAAATTCATCTCGCCATCCTGCCGGCGAATAACGACCTCCAAGGCCTGGAATGCCGCCATCTCTTTCCCGACCTGCTGACGCCGCTTTGCGCGCCCGCCTTGGCGCCGATCAACTCGGTCAACGATCTGCTGCAGCGGCCGTTGCTGCATGACGAGCGGCGCGAAGACCGGGCCAAGCTGGCTGACAGCGGTTGGATCGCCGGAGACCGCCACGGTCCGCGGCTATAA
- a CDS encoding TetR family transcriptional regulator, with product MAKTNRTTRKTATRKKPAVRKTAAAGDNAARLRAALLHLIATQGWRDLSLAAIAEEAGLDMAAAHDIYPTKGALLLGLARETDNDILRSLKVDPLEGDAKDRLFDLLMRRIDHLQQSRDAYLTLLRELPQTPFEAACLSRQLRRSMGLMLETAGISASGLKGLLRLQGLMAIYLAGLHAWRRDDSEDLAKTMAEIDKRLGQAVRITEMFAARTKAA from the coding sequence ATGGCCAAGACCAATCGAACAACCAGGAAGACCGCGACAAGGAAGAAGCCGGCCGTGCGCAAGACGGCAGCGGCCGGTGACAATGCGGCGCGGTTGCGGGCAGCGCTTCTTCACCTCATCGCGACGCAAGGCTGGCGCGATCTGTCGCTGGCGGCGATTGCCGAAGAAGCCGGGCTCGACATGGCTGCGGCCCATGACATCTATCCGACCAAGGGTGCCCTGCTGCTGGGCCTTGCGCGCGAAACCGACAATGACATCCTGCGTTCGCTGAAAGTCGACCCGCTGGAGGGCGATGCCAAGGACCGGCTGTTCGATCTCCTCATGCGGCGCATCGATCACCTGCAGCAGAGCCGCGACGCCTATCTCACTTTACTGCGCGAACTGCCGCAGACACCGTTCGAAGCCGCCTGCCTCAGCCGGCAACTGCGCCGCTCGATGGGGCTGATGCTGGAAACGGCGGGGATCAGTGCTTCCGGCCTCAAGGGGCTGCTGCGGCTCCAAGGGCTGATGGCGATCTATCTGGCCGGCCTCCATGCCTGGCGGCGCGATGACAGCGAGGATCTCGCCAAGACCATGGCCGAGATCGACAAGCGCCTCGGGCAGGCGGTCAGGATCACCGAGATGTTCGCGGCACGGACCAAGGCCGCCTGA